One genomic segment of Brevibacillus laterosporus LMG 15441 includes these proteins:
- a CDS encoding sugar phosphate nucleotidyltransferase → MKGIILAGGTGSRLYPLTKVTNKHLLPIGKYPMIYHPIHKLKQADIHEVLIVTSREHMGDVVNLLGSGVDFNMQFTYKVQDEPKGIAQALGMAEDFAHRELITVILGDNVFSDNISNYVKRFKERGYGANILIKQVVDPERYGVPKLDDGKIVSITEKPSHPDSQFAVTGIYMYDWRVFDIIKTLQPSARGELEITDVNNAYIERNEMTYDVLQGWWTDAGTHHSILHANQLAATLELDKLEGE, encoded by the coding sequence ATGAAAGGAATTATTTTAGCCGGCGGAACAGGTTCTAGATTGTATCCCTTAACAAAGGTTACCAATAAACACTTGTTACCGATTGGAAAATATCCAATGATTTATCACCCCATTCATAAGCTAAAACAGGCGGACATTCATGAGGTATTAATTGTCACGAGCCGTGAGCATATGGGAGATGTAGTAAATTTGTTGGGAAGCGGAGTAGATTTTAATATGCAATTCACGTATAAGGTACAGGATGAACCCAAGGGAATTGCACAAGCATTAGGAATGGCGGAGGATTTTGCACATAGAGAGCTGATTACGGTTATCTTAGGTGATAATGTATTTTCTGATAATATTTCCAACTATGTGAAGAGGTTTAAAGAACGTGGGTACGGAGCCAATATTCTGATAAAGCAGGTAGTTGATCCTGAGCGCTATGGTGTACCAAAGTTGGATGATGGAAAAATTGTTTCCATCACAGAAAAACCGTCCCACCCAGACAGCCAATTTGCTGTAACAGGTATATATATGTACGATTGGAGGGTATTTGACATTATTAAAACCCTACAGCCTTCTGCCCGTGGAGAATTAGAAATTACTGATGTAAATAATGCGTATATTGAGCGAAATGAGATGACATATGATGTACTTCAGGGATGGTGGACAGATGCAGGAACCCACCATTCGATTTTACACGCAAACCAATTAGCCGCCACCTTAGAGCTGGATAAGTTAGAAGGTGAATAG
- a CDS encoding glycosyltransferase family 2 protein: protein MTKDDSKELPKVSILIPTYNRPHYFELALQSALAQNYSNLEIIVGDDSTNDETEQLIKPYLEKHPQLIYSKNPQNLGQFENDLKLLDLASGEYINFLMDDDLFHPEKISRMMVYFQMDHQEEIALVTSKRAIINETGAIQPDIAETQTDFLQDTILDGDQLINMLLGLQWGNFIGEPTTVLFRKKYLTEPFGTLLDRKYTCTVDMASWIVLLRNGKGVYMTDTLSYFRMHPAQQVKQHDIIIGGSIDLVHLVLQVAPLLGYLQEKDTLIKAYVNTLRFIHGALYVTDPDRESDDTLELRAYQEKITAHLFEATKSGPQ, encoded by the coding sequence GTGACAAAAGATGATTCTAAGGAGCTCCCAAAGGTAAGTATTCTGATTCCTACTTATAATAGACCACATTATTTCGAACTAGCATTGCAAAGTGCCTTAGCTCAGAATTATTCTAATTTGGAAATTATCGTAGGGGATGACAGCACGAACGATGAAACCGAGCAACTAATAAAACCTTATTTGGAGAAGCATCCACAGCTTATCTATTCCAAAAATCCGCAAAATTTGGGGCAATTTGAAAATGACCTAAAGCTACTGGACCTGGCAAGTGGGGAATATATCAATTTTTTGATGGATGATGATCTATTTCACCCAGAGAAAATTAGTAGGATGATGGTTTATTTTCAAATGGATCATCAAGAAGAGATCGCTTTGGTCACTTCTAAACGGGCAATTATCAATGAGACTGGTGCCATTCAACCTGATATCGCAGAAACCCAAACAGATTTCTTACAGGATACAATTTTAGATGGTGATCAATTAATTAATATGTTACTTGGTTTACAGTGGGGGAATTTCATTGGAGAGCCGACAACGGTATTATTTCGAAAAAAATATTTAACAGAACCGTTTGGAACCTTATTAGATAGAAAATATACGTGCACAGTGGATATGGCCTCTTGGATCGTATTGCTACGAAATGGAAAAGGAGTTTATATGACGGATACATTAAGCTATTTCCGCATGCATCCTGCTCAACAAGTCAAGCAACATGATATCATCATTGGCGGCTCTATTGATTTGGTACATCTGGTCTTACAGGTAGCACCATTGCTTGGATATTTACAGGAAAAAGATACACTGATCAAGGCCTATGTTAATACACTTCGATTTATTCATGGCGCACTCTATGTTACTGATCCGGATCGGGAGTCAGATGATACGTTAGAATTACGTGCTTACCAAGAAAAAATCACTGCTCATTTATTTGAAGCTACGAAGAGTGGGCCCCAATGA
- a CDS encoding glycosyltransferase family protein, with product MENRQLSFAFISCVNDEVLYKECLNHISQLWVPPGFSVEIISIYDAVSMTEGYNRAMRQSKAKYKIYLHQDTYIMNTRFLVDCLKVFMDKEVGMFGVAGTNDLPPSGVWWEGSRPFGKIMAYINSFGHHNFGNVPYPFQEVTSIDGVMMVTQYDIDWDEKINNFHFYDVSQSIAFRKAGYKVVIPHQEESWILHYCFDDINFEEYNKTKSIFLDHYSFEDWKDFNSPSSTN from the coding sequence ATGGAGAATAGACAGCTTTCTTTCGCGTTTATTAGTTGCGTGAACGACGAAGTCCTCTATAAAGAATGTTTAAATCACATTAGTCAACTATGGGTTCCCCCTGGATTCTCAGTGGAAATTATTTCGATTTATGATGCAGTTAGCATGACGGAAGGCTATAACAGGGCAATGCGACAAAGTAAAGCTAAATATAAAATTTATTTACATCAGGATACTTACATTATGAACACTAGGTTTTTAGTTGATTGCCTCAAGGTTTTCATGGATAAAGAAGTTGGAATGTTTGGAGTAGCAGGTACTAACGATCTCCCTCCCTCAGGGGTCTGGTGGGAAGGCAGTAGGCCTTTTGGAAAGATAATGGCTTATATTAACTCCTTTGGTCACCACAACTTTGGAAATGTTCCCTATCCTTTTCAAGAAGTCACTAGTATTGATGGAGTTATGATGGTAACTCAATATGATATAGATTGGGATGAGAAGATAAACAACTTCCATTTTTACGATGTGTCTCAATCAATAGCTTTTCGTAAAGCAGGATATAAGGTCGTCATCCCTCATCAAGAAGAAAGTTGGATCCTCCATTACTGTTTCGACGACATTAATTTTGAGGAATACAATAAAACAAAATCTATTTTTCTCGACCATTATTCCTTTGAGGATTGGAAGGACTTTAATTCCCCTTCCTCTACAAATTAA
- a CDS encoding class I SAM-dependent methyltransferase, giving the protein MNRFWEKIIRPILLKEQPKNIVEIGADYGFNTIRILEYCKWLNAKVYVVDPLPKFDVNAFQNAFGKHLEVIRLLSHDALPQISEYDVVLIDGDHNWYTVYFELKAIEERSKKTGKFPLVFFHDVDWPYGRRDMYYNPQQIPAEYLKPYALKGMIPGQSELAEEGGINHNLYNAAYENGPKNGVLTAIEDFLRDSSLNLSFQKVTSENGLGVMYENDPERDTYIRYVIASSGM; this is encoded by the coding sequence ATGAATCGTTTTTGGGAAAAAATTATTAGACCTATACTACTAAAGGAACAGCCAAAAAATATTGTAGAAATTGGTGCAGATTACGGATTCAATACCATACGAATATTGGAATATTGCAAATGGCTTAATGCAAAAGTGTATGTTGTAGATCCACTACCTAAGTTTGATGTAAATGCTTTTCAAAATGCGTTTGGTAAACATTTAGAAGTGATTCGTTTACTTAGTCACGATGCATTACCCCAGATTTCCGAATATGACGTGGTACTCATTGACGGTGATCATAATTGGTATACAGTCTATTTTGAATTAAAAGCAATTGAGGAACGTTCCAAAAAAACAGGTAAATTTCCACTCGTTTTCTTCCATGATGTAGATTGGCCATACGGTCGTCGTGATATGTATTATAATCCACAGCAGATCCCTGCCGAATATTTGAAGCCATATGCATTAAAAGGGATGATTCCGGGACAGTCCGAATTAGCGGAAGAAGGAGGAATAAATCACAATTTATACAATGCAGCATATGAAAATGGCCCGAAAAATGGGGTACTTACAGCAATTGAGGATTTTTTACGGGATAGTAGTCTGAACTTATCCTTCCAAAAGGTAACGAGTGAAAACGGACTTGGTGTAATGTATGAAAATGATCCTGAAAGAGATACGTATATCCGTTATGTGATTGCTTCTTCCGGTATGTAA
- a CDS encoding class I SAM-dependent methyltransferase, whose amino-acid sequence MRFCIKHFVRLCSEELPLLDPIYEFGSFQVPSQEIFADLRPFFPGRTYIGCDMREGPGVDQILNLHNIDLPDETAGSVLSLDTFEHVEYPRKAIEECYRILKPNGVCVISSVLDFPIHDYPSDYWRFTPEGFKSLLQAFETVIVESLGNPEFPHTIVGIGVKGPLAGDIKERLLEKLSHWKRTSDIT is encoded by the coding sequence ATGCGTTTTTGCATAAAGCATTTTGTCCGGCTATGCTCAGAGGAGCTCCCTCTCCTAGATCCCATCTATGAGTTTGGTTCCTTTCAAGTCCCTTCTCAAGAAATTTTTGCAGATCTTCGTCCCTTTTTCCCCGGTCGCACCTATATTGGATGCGATATGAGAGAAGGCCCTGGTGTAGATCAAATTTTGAATTTGCATAACATAGATTTACCTGATGAAACAGCAGGATCAGTACTTAGCTTAGATACATTTGAGCATGTGGAGTATCCGCGTAAGGCCATAGAAGAATGTTATCGTATTTTAAAACCTAATGGTGTCTGCGTTATCAGTTCTGTTCTTGATTTTCCAATTCATGATTATCCTTCCGACTATTGGAGATTTACACCAGAAGGATTCAAGAGCTTACTACAAGCTTTTGAGACCGTCATAGTGGAATCGTTGGGGAACCCCGAATTTCCTCATACTATAGTAGGAATAGGTGTAAAAGGACCCCTAGCTGGTGATATAAAGGAGCGTTTACTAGAAAAACTTAGTCATTGGAAACGAACCTCTGATATAACGTAA